A window of Komagataeibacter medellinensis NBRC 3288 contains these coding sequences:
- a CDS encoding IS701-like element IS1452 family transposase, with amino-acid sequence MIQDMMSGGTSVEETLELWARSLRSAKDRMAPLFTQKRVVDSACAFLDVLIGNEPRKTGWMRAEAAGDPGPWRQQALLGRGHWDADALRDVVRDYVIEHLGTEEGVLVIDETGFLKKGQASCGVGRQYTGSAGKITNCQIGVFGAYVSERGHAFIDRALYLPKDWTSKPERLKRAHVPDDVVFATKPALASMMIERSIEAGVPFRWVAADSVYGVGDVERTLRRAGIGYVLGVKGNHWFGSWATEPLIAGEAKDIAAGLPDQAWRRLSAGHGTKGERLYDWAYLPLADLDAEEFDCPIAGPWTRGLLIRRNIADGDLAYFTTWSPKGTTTQELVNVEGTRWRIEEGFETAKNEFGLDHNETRSWHGWHRHVSLVMLAYAVMASVRYQANSLKPKKTQLRTRQSLSAGPFRRSGASS; translated from the coding sequence ATGATTCAGGATATGATGAGTGGCGGTACGTCTGTTGAAGAGACGCTGGAATTATGGGCGCGCTCGCTTCGGTCCGCCAAGGATCGGATGGCGCCGCTGTTCACGCAAAAACGTGTCGTAGATTCGGCCTGTGCTTTTCTTGATGTTTTGATTGGCAATGAACCACGCAAGACGGGATGGATGCGAGCGGAAGCCGCAGGAGATCCTGGTCCATGGCGGCAGCAGGCGCTTCTGGGACGCGGGCACTGGGATGCCGATGCCCTTCGTGACGTCGTCAGGGATTATGTGATTGAGCATCTGGGCACTGAAGAGGGCGTGCTGGTCATTGATGAGACCGGTTTTCTGAAGAAGGGTCAGGCGTCCTGCGGTGTGGGGCGGCAGTATACGGGATCTGCCGGCAAGATCACGAACTGCCAGATTGGTGTGTTTGGCGCTTATGTTTCGGAACGGGGGCATGCCTTTATTGACCGCGCCCTGTATCTCCCGAAAGACTGGACATCAAAGCCTGAGCGTCTGAAGCGGGCCCACGTTCCCGATGACGTGGTGTTTGCAACCAAACCGGCGTTAGCCTCGATGATGATTGAGCGAAGTATTGAGGCCGGTGTGCCGTTCCGCTGGGTTGCAGCAGACAGCGTGTATGGCGTGGGCGACGTAGAACGCACGCTTCGCCGGGCAGGAATTGGATATGTGCTTGGGGTCAAGGGCAATCACTGGTTCGGATCATGGGCAACGGAACCGCTGATTGCCGGAGAGGCGAAAGATATTGCAGCAGGACTGCCAGACCAGGCCTGGCGTCGTCTGTCAGCGGGGCACGGCACAAAAGGTGAGCGACTTTATGACTGGGCGTATCTTCCGCTTGCTGATCTGGATGCTGAAGAATTTGACTGCCCTATAGCCGGACCATGGACACGTGGCCTGTTGATCCGCCGAAACATCGCTGACGGGGACCTTGCCTATTTTACGACCTGGAGCCCGAAAGGGACAACCACGCAGGAACTGGTGAACGTTGAAGGGACGCGCTGGAGGATCGAAGAAGGGTTCGAGACGGCCAAAAACGAATTTGGTCTTGATCATAACGAGACCCGCTCCTGGCATGGTTGGCATCGGCACGTCTCTCTGGTCATGCTGGCCTATGCCGTCATGGCCAGTGTCCGTTACCAGGCAAACTCACTGAAACCGAAAAAAACACAACTCAGAACACGACAGTCCTTGTCCGCTGGTCCATTCAGGAGATCAGGCGCCTCGTCGTAA
- a CDS encoding IS5 family transposase (programmed frameshift) has product MSDLFWLTDEQMERLRPFFPKSHGKPRVDDRRVLSGIIFVNRNGMRWRDAPREYGPHKTLYNRWKRWGDMGIFMRMMDGLSAAKAEPQTIMIDATYLKAHRTASSLRFKKGDPGRLIGRTKGGMNTKLYAVTDQNGRPLSFFMTAGQISDYTGASALLDNLPMAQWLLADRGYDADWFRDALEEKGIRPCIPGRRSRGKPVKYDKRKYKRRNRIEIMFGRLKDWRRVATRYDRCPNVFFSAICLAATVIFWL; this is encoded by the exons ATGAGTGACCTGTTTTGGCTGACGGATGAACAGATGGAGCGTCTGCGGCCGTTCTTTCCCAAGAGCCATGGTAAACCTCGCGTTGATGACCGCCGCGTGCTGAGCGGCATCATTTTTGTGAACCGCAATGGTATGCGCTGGCGTGATGCACCCCGGGAATACGGTCCGCACAAGACGCTCTACAACCGTTGGAAGCGTTGGGGCGACATGGGCATTTTCATGCGGATGATGGATGGCCTGTCTGCCGCGAAGGCTGAGCCTCAGACTATTATGATTGATGCGACCTATCTCAAGGCACACCGCACGGCTTCAAGCCTGCGGT TTAAAAAAGGGGATCCAGGCCGCCTGATCGGACGCACTAAAGGGGGCATGAACACCAAGCTGTATGCGGTCACCGATCAGAACGGACGACCGCTGAGCTTCTTTATGACAGCCGGACAGATCAGTGATTACACCGGAGCCTCTGCTCTGCTGGACAACCTTCCCATGGCACAGTGGTTGCTGGCGGATCGGGGTTATGATGCTGACTGGTTCCGGGATGCCCTGGAGGAAAAAGGGATCAGGCCCTGCATTCCGGGAAGAAGATCCCGCGGAAAACCAGTCAAATACGACAAGCGAAAATACAAAAGACGCAACCGCATCGAAATCATGTTCGGCCGTCTCAAGGACTGGCGGCGGGTCGCAACACGCTATGACAGATGCCCGAACGTCTTCTTCTCAGCCATCTGCCTCGCTGCAACCGTCATCTTCTGGCTATGA